CGCCACGCATCTATAAAACGAAATCCAAAAATGCCCAAGAGGCTCACGAGGCGATTCGCCCTACCTCGGTGTTTAGAACGCCAGAATCGGTGAAACAATATCTCGATTCGGATCAATATCGTCTCTATGAGCTAATCTGGAAACGTGCCGTTGCCTCTCAGATGGAATCAGCCATTATGAATACCACCGCCGTTGATTTAGGGGAGCAAGGCAAACACCTTTTCCGCGTTAACGGTTCAACCATCGCTTTCCCAGGCTTTATGAGCCTCTATCTTGAAGATAATGATGATGAAAAAGCTGAGAAAGAGGAAGATCGCATCTTACCGGAGATGGCGGTTGGCGATATTGTTGCGCTAAGCGATATCATCCCCAATCAACATTTTACTGAGCCACCACCCCGTTATACGGAAGCCTCGCTCGTAAAAACCCTTGAAGAGTATGGCATTGGCCGTCCTTCCACCTATGCAAGCATTATCTCGACCCTGCAAAATCGTGAGTATGTCACCATGGATGCGCGCCGTTTTATTCCTACGGATGTTGGGCAAATTGTCTCGCGCTTCTTAACCGAACATTTCACCCAATATGTCGATTATGATTTCACCGCAACGCTTGAAGATAGCCTCGATGAGGTGTCTCGTGGTGAGAAAGAGTGGGTACCACTACTTGATGCTTTCTGGCAACCTTTTATCACTCAATGCGATGATGTGGAAGAGAATGTCTCCCGTGCGGATGTGGCGCAAGCCCGCGTTTTAGGGGATGATCCGAAAACTGGTAAGCCCGTATCTGTTCGGATTGGTCGCTATGGGCCTTTTGCTCAAATTGGCGATAAAGATGATGAAGAGAAACCAAAATTCGCTTCACTTCTTCCTGATCAACGCCTCGATACCATCACGCTCGAAGAGGCCATTGCACTCTTTAAATTACCGCGCGTTCTAGGCAAAGGCGATGATGATTATGATATTCGCGCCAATATCGGTCGCTTTGGGCCCTATATCCAATACGGTCCACGTAAATTCGTCTCGCTCAAAGAGTACGACCCTTATACGGTGACCTATGAAGAGGCACTGGAAGTGGTTAAAGCGCACAAAGAGGCAGAAGCAGCGAAATATATCCACACCTTTAAAGAGGGAGAGCTCACCATCGAGGTAATTAATGGCCGCTACGGGCCTTATATCACAGATGGTACGAAAAACGTGCGTGTTCCGAAAGATCGTGACCCGAAAACACTTACTTTAGATGAGTGTAAAGAGATGATCGAAAAAGCACCGGCCAAAAAAACCCGTGCGAAAAAAACCACTACCAAAAAGGCTGCAGAAAAGAAAACGACCGCGAAGAAGACAACGGCTAAAAAAACGGCTGCCAAAAAGCCTGCAGCCAAGAAAACAACAGCCAAAGCTGCAACCAAAGCAACGTCAAAAACAACCACTAAAACGGCAGCTAAAAAGACGACGACTAAAAAAGCCACAAAAAGTGATGCGGGTAATGAATCTTAATCTCGATTCATTCCGCGAACATTACCACTAAATTGGGGTAACGCTTTAAAACGCTCAAACTAAAAACGCCTCTAGGAACGTGATACAATCGACCCTATAGGCGTTCTTTTTATCCACAATTTTAATTTAATTGTTAATTGAAAACCATTCATTCAGGAGTTTCTATATTTATGGCCGATAATCCAGCGAAAATCTTAATTGTTGATGATGAACAAGATATTTGCGATCTCGTCAGCGACATTTTACAAGACGAAGGATACGAAGTGGCGGTTGCCTATAACGGCGCGGAAGCCAATGCCCTCAAAGAATCGACCGATCCTGATCTGATTTTGCTCGATATTTGGATGCCCGACATTGATGGGATTTCACTGCTTAAATCGTGGCGTGAAGCGGGCAATATGGCACCGGTGATTATGATGAGCGGCCATGGAACCCTCGAACACGCCATTGAAGCGACAAAGCTCGGGGCATCGGACTTTTTAGAAAAGCCGCTCACGCTTGCGAAACTTTTAATGGTGGTGGATAAAACGTTAACTGAAGCGCCTGCTCTGCTGGCTGAATCGATCGAGCCGATTTTACCCACTGAAAAACCCTATCCTTTTGAGCCGGTTGGGCGCAGTTTAGTGGCACAAAATCTGCGTAATAATCTGCAAAAATCGGCCTCGGTCTCCCATGCCAATATTTTACTGCTTGGTGAGCCAGGTACCGAGATTGATGGCGTTGCAAGCTACATTCATGACCTCTCCCCAGAACGCAAGGGGGCTTTTTTAGAGTTTAACCTTGGCACTATGAATGATGCGCTCTTTAATTCCACCTTTTTCGATCCAAGTGGAAAAATCAGTCCTCAAATCATTCAGCACGGCAATGGGGGAATTCTCTATTTTAAAGAGATTGATGAGGCGAGCACTGCGATCCAAACCGCCCTTGCCAAACTATTAAATGCCCTTGCAACTGAGCGCAAAACAAGTAGCGCAATTCAACTGCGCGCTATTTTCTCCGCCGATGCCTATCTTCCCTATTTAGTGGAACAAGAGGAATTTTCAAGCGAGTTATGGCACCTTTTAAATGAGGTAACCATTCAGCTGCCTTCGCTTCGCCTCCATCCTGAAGATGTGCCTGAGCTCATCAATGCTTATGTGCACTATTTTGTGGAAGAGAAACATCTCAATTATCGCCATTTCTCGATTGCTGCACAAAATCGCCTTCGCAATCATGAATGGACGGGCAATCATCAAGAACTGAAAAATCTCATTAAACGCCTCTTAATTTTAGGCTCACAAGATGAAGTATCGCTCGATGAGGTGAATGCGGAGCTTGAAAAGCAGATTCTTGAAGCACCGAAAAAAGCAGACGATCATACCTATTCGCTTCCGCTTGATCTGCCACTTCGCGAAGCCCGAGAACAATTTGAGCGGGCTTATTTAATTGCTCAATATGAGCGCGTTGATGGCAATATGGCAAATCTCGCAAAGCTTGTGGGAATGGAACGAACAAACCTCTATCGTAAATTAAAATCGCTCGATATTGACCCAAAAACTGGCAAATAACGATAATGCCATCACCATCATGATTAACTTTTAATGACAACCTGCACACACTGCTATGACTGATTTTTCCTACCTTAAAACAAATTTAGATCACCTAAACGCTCGCATTGAAACGGCGGCTAAAAAAGCAGCCCGTGATCCCAATGAGATCTCGCTATTAATGGCAACAAAAACGCGTACGCCCGAGGAGATTAATGCGGCAATTGAGTTTGGGTATGGGTTATTGGGGGAAAATCGCGTACAGGAACTGGTAGAAAAAGCGCCTCACTTACTCACTAAAGCTGATCTTTCGGATATTAAGCTTATTACTCCACGAGAAAATCACTTTATCGGCCAACTGCAAGGCAATAAAGTCGCGGACGTTTGCCAAGTCGCCACCTGCATTCAATCGGTCGATCGCCTTCGCATTGCCCGCCGCATTAATGATTATTGCACGCTCAATCACATTAATATGGAGGTATTTATCCAAGTCAATACTTCCCGAGAAGCAAGTAAATCGGGCCTCTTACCGGAAGCACTTTTTGAATTTTTAGCCGATATTAAACCGCTCACCAAGCTAACCATTCGGGGGCTGATGACGATTGGCCTACATAGCGATAATGAAACTAACGTCCGCAAAGGGTTTGCGCTTCTTCGCAACCTCCGTGATGAATCCATTGAGAAAGGCCTTCTTCCTGACACGGCAACAGAGCTCTCGATGGGGATGAGTGGCGATCTTGAGCTGGCGATTTTAGAGGGTGCCACGATGATTCGTGTCGGCAGTGACATCTTCGGTCAGCGGGATTATTCGTAGTTACTCCACCACTCCATTTAAATCAAGAGAGACCTAAATTAAGGCGGATCACTCACTTTATCGCTTAAAAATCGGCCAAATTCAAAAAAAATTGCACTTTAGCCTTGAATATCCAAATCCCATCTCCATATTACCTTCAGAAAGAGAATTTAATCAGTTTAAACAAACACGTTTTTATAGCGTTTTATCAATAATTCAAACTAAATTTTAAAATTATATTTTTGAGGTAATTATATATGTCTAAAATCATCGGGATTGACTTAGGTACAACTAACTCATGTGTTGCCATTATGGACGGCGAAAAAGTACGCGTTATCGAAAACGCCGAAGGCGATCGCACTACTCCATCAATCGTTGC
The window above is part of the Ignatzschineria sp. RMDPL8A genome. Proteins encoded here:
- a CDS encoding sigma-54 dependent transcriptional regulator; translated protein: MADNPAKILIVDDEQDICDLVSDILQDEGYEVAVAYNGAEANALKESTDPDLILLDIWMPDIDGISLLKSWREAGNMAPVIMMSGHGTLEHAIEATKLGASDFLEKPLTLAKLLMVVDKTLTEAPALLAESIEPILPTEKPYPFEPVGRSLVAQNLRNNLQKSASVSHANILLLGEPGTEIDGVASYIHDLSPERKGAFLEFNLGTMNDALFNSTFFDPSGKISPQIIQHGNGGILYFKEIDEASTAIQTALAKLLNALATERKTSSAIQLRAIFSADAYLPYLVEQEEFSSELWHLLNEVTIQLPSLRLHPEDVPELINAYVHYFVEEKHLNYRHFSIAAQNRLRNHEWTGNHQELKNLIKRLLILGSQDEVSLDEVNAELEKQILEAPKKADDHTYSLPLDLPLREAREQFERAYLIAQYERVDGNMANLAKLVGMERTNLYRKLKSLDIDPKTGK
- a CDS encoding YggS family pyridoxal phosphate-dependent enzyme, translated to MTDFSYLKTNLDHLNARIETAAKKAARDPNEISLLMATKTRTPEEINAAIEFGYGLLGENRVQELVEKAPHLLTKADLSDIKLITPRENHFIGQLQGNKVADVCQVATCIQSVDRLRIARRINDYCTLNHINMEVFIQVNTSREASKSGLLPEALFEFLADIKPLTKLTIRGLMTIGLHSDNETNVRKGFALLRNLRDESIEKGLLPDTATELSMGMSGDLELAILEGATMIRVGSDIFGQRDYS
- a CDS encoding DNA topoisomerase I, with the protein product MTKSLVIVESPAKAKTIEKYLGKDFTVLASFGHVRALVRKQGSVDTDNNFDMKYEVLSQNKKHLAAIEKALKDADNLMLATDPDREGEAISWHILEYLKEKNALKDKKISRVVFHEITKKAIQDAVQNPRDLAMDLVNAQQARTALDYLVGFNLSPLLWKKISPGLSAGRVQSPALRMICEREDEINAFVSEEYWSITADLNKDSSKFTGRLTDFEAEKVEQFSFRDEKSATHVVKTLTDAFGNELPVVNVEKRQRRRNPAPPFTTSTLQQEGSRKLRFSASRTMRVAQNLYEGINLGTETIGLITYMRTDSVTLSDEALTDIRSYITREHGKEYCPEAPRIYKTKSKNAQEAHEAIRPTSVFRTPESVKQYLDSDQYRLYELIWKRAVASQMESAIMNTTAVDLGEQGKHLFRVNGSTIAFPGFMSLYLEDNDDEKAEKEEDRILPEMAVGDIVALSDIIPNQHFTEPPPRYTEASLVKTLEEYGIGRPSTYASIISTLQNREYVTMDARRFIPTDVGQIVSRFLTEHFTQYVDYDFTATLEDSLDEVSRGEKEWVPLLDAFWQPFITQCDDVEENVSRADVAQARVLGDDPKTGKPVSVRIGRYGPFAQIGDKDDEEKPKFASLLPDQRLDTITLEEAIALFKLPRVLGKGDDDYDIRANIGRFGPYIQYGPRKFVSLKEYDPYTVTYEEALEVVKAHKEAEAAKYIHTFKEGELTIEVINGRYGPYITDGTKNVRVPKDRDPKTLTLDECKEMIEKAPAKKTRAKKTTTKKAAEKKTTAKKTTAKKTAAKKPAAKKTTAKAATKATSKTTTKTAAKKTTTKKATKSDAGNES